The proteins below are encoded in one region of Paenacidovorax monticola:
- a CDS encoding MFS transporter, producing the protein MNKNLWLLSLCQGLFLTNNVVFIAINGLVGLQLAPYGWMATLPVMGYVVGGALSTGLVARTQRRWGRQVSFQIGLAVAVGSALLCATAAFTGQFWLLCAATLVAGYYSANGQLYRFAAAELAAPAFREKAVSMVLAGGLLGAVTGPNLANHTRTLFSVPFAGAYVALVAVALLSMACMALIRFEAQTPAQQGAGAPRGRPLAELMRQPAFFVATLGAALGYGVMNLLMAATPLAMQVCGYAFGDAAFVLEWHVIGMFAPGFFTGHLIKRFGVLRIMGAGVLLNAACVAVALSGVELERFVVALFLLGVGWNFLFTGSTTLAMQAYRPEEKDRAQAAINFFVFATMALTSFASGALVTTQGWTLLNWGSLLPIALTGAGLLWLALRQRRQLASS; encoded by the coding sequence ATGAACAAAAACCTGTGGCTGCTGTCCCTGTGCCAGGGACTTTTTCTGACCAACAACGTGGTCTTCATCGCGATCAACGGCCTGGTGGGCCTGCAACTCGCGCCCTACGGCTGGATGGCCACGCTGCCCGTGATGGGCTACGTGGTGGGCGGGGCCCTTTCCACGGGCCTGGTCGCGCGCACGCAGCGGCGCTGGGGGCGGCAGGTGTCGTTCCAGATCGGCCTGGCGGTGGCCGTGGGCTCGGCCTTGCTGTGCGCCACGGCGGCCTTCACGGGCCAGTTCTGGCTGCTGTGCGCGGCCACGCTGGTGGCGGGCTACTACAGCGCGAACGGCCAGCTCTACCGCTTCGCGGCAGCCGAGCTTGCCGCCCCCGCATTCCGGGAAAAGGCCGTGTCCATGGTCCTCGCGGGCGGCCTGCTGGGCGCCGTGACCGGCCCCAACCTGGCCAACCACACGCGCACCCTGTTCAGCGTGCCGTTCGCGGGGGCCTATGTGGCGCTCGTGGCCGTGGCCCTGCTGTCCATGGCCTGCATGGCGCTGATCCGCTTCGAGGCGCAGACGCCCGCGCAGCAGGGCGCCGGAGCCCCTCGCGGCCGCCCCCTGGCCGAGCTGATGCGCCAGCCGGCCTTCTTCGTGGCCACGCTGGGTGCCGCGCTGGGCTACGGCGTGATGAACCTGCTCATGGCCGCCACGCCGCTGGCCATGCAGGTCTGCGGCTACGCCTTCGGCGACGCGGCCTTCGTGCTCGAATGGCACGTGATCGGCATGTTCGCGCCGGGCTTCTTCACGGGGCACCTCATCAAGCGCTTCGGCGTGCTGCGCATCATGGGCGCGGGCGTGCTGCTCAACGCGGCCTGCGTGGCCGTGGCGCTGTCGGGCGTGGAGCTGGAGCGCTTCGTGGTCGCGCTGTTCCTGCTCGGCGTGGGCTGGAACTTCCTCTTCACCGGCAGCACCACGCTGGCCATGCAGGCCTACCGCCCCGAGGAAAAAGACCGCGCCCAGGCCGCGATCAACTTCTTCGTGTTCGCCACCATGGCGCTGACCTCGTTCGCCTCGGGCGCGCTGGTCACCACGCAGGGCTGGACGCTGCTGAACTGGGGTTCGCTGCTGCCGATCGCGCTCACGGGCGCGGGGCTGCTGTGGCTGGCGCTGCGCCAGCGCCGGCAGCTGGCTAGTTCGTAG
- a CDS encoding GGDEF domain-containing protein, with the protein MLLMIIACSVIMAGALAVVGWGQRRDGMGCWAAGLLLHSVAYVLLSLRGRIPDLLSIVVANGLIAGAFAALLAAVHQFQSRPWPLWRMALPVAIVVLAFPFLLDQYAARVALGSTVYTVQIGLLLWALGSPGHIAPGRGAVLLMAGLALQALVLLVRVGAALWGAEQPSGLLQSGTVQSLTFLTSFVTVLTASLGFVFMSKDRLDDGNRRMAAIDPLTGAANRRSIILALDRDVARAVRMRESLALMMVDIDHFKRVNDEYGHLAGDHVLCHVVDVLRDRVRTQDMVGRYGGEEFLVLLPDTGLKGAAELARQLCHSVEQSPCIWEGKPLFVTVSIGVFGARMEPGDSWDMLIDAADRAMYRAKQNGRNRVEAVADLRRLASRPSLRDNPDTFPSSML; encoded by the coding sequence ATGCTCCTGATGATCATCGCCTGCTCGGTGATCATGGCGGGGGCGCTGGCCGTCGTGGGCTGGGGCCAGCGGCGCGACGGCATGGGGTGCTGGGCCGCCGGCCTGCTGCTGCATTCCGTGGCCTACGTGCTGCTGAGCCTGCGAGGCCGCATTCCGGACCTGTTGTCCATCGTGGTGGCCAACGGACTCATCGCCGGTGCGTTCGCCGCGCTGCTCGCGGCCGTGCACCAGTTCCAGTCGCGGCCCTGGCCGCTCTGGCGCATGGCGCTGCCCGTGGCGATCGTGGTCCTGGCCTTCCCGTTCCTGCTCGACCAGTACGCGGCCCGCGTGGCGCTGGGCAGCACGGTCTATACGGTCCAGATCGGGCTGTTGCTGTGGGCGCTGGGCTCCCCCGGCCACATCGCGCCGGGACGCGGCGCGGTGCTGCTCATGGCGGGCCTGGCGCTGCAGGCCCTCGTGCTGCTCGTGCGCGTGGGCGCGGCGCTGTGGGGTGCCGAGCAGCCCTCGGGCCTGTTGCAGAGCGGCACGGTGCAGAGCCTGACCTTTCTCACCTCCTTCGTCACCGTGCTCACGGCGTCGCTGGGCTTCGTGTTCATGTCCAAGGACCGGCTGGACGATGGCAACCGCCGCATGGCGGCCATCGACCCCCTGACGGGCGCAGCCAACCGCCGCTCCATCATCCTGGCGCTGGACCGCGATGTGGCCCGCGCCGTGCGCATGCGCGAGTCCCTGGCGCTGATGATGGTGGACATCGACCACTTCAAGCGCGTCAACGACGAATACGGCCACCTGGCCGGCGACCACGTGCTGTGCCATGTGGTGGACGTGCTGCGCGACCGCGTGCGCACGCAGGACATGGTGGGCCGCTATGGCGGCGAGGAGTTCCTCGTGCTGCTGCCCGACACCGGCCTCAAGGGCGCGGCCGAGCTGGCGCGCCAGCTCTGCCACAGCGTGGAGCAGTCGCCCTGCATCTGGGAGGGCAAGCCCCTGTTCGTCACGGTGAGCATCGGGGTGTTCGGCGCCCGCATGGAGCCCGGCGACAGCTGGGACATGCTCATCGACGCCGCCGACCGCGCCATGTACCGCGCCAAGCAGAATGGGCGCAACCGCGTCGAGGCCGTGGCCGATCTGCGCCGTCTGGCGTCGCGTCCCTCGCTGCGGGACAATCCGGACACCTTTCCGTCGTCGATGCTCTGA
- a CDS encoding alpha/beta hydrolase, giving the protein MTLPPDTVATTLTTFTASDGENLAVQDWPLAEGERARATVLLVHGLGEHVGRYDALARRLNGWGFAVRGYDQYGHGESGGPRGGLTSDLRLPGDLADIVDATRARMPAGQPLVLLGHSMGGLVAARFVAMGLRPVDALVLSSPAFDAGLNAVQKLLLATLPRIAPNLRVGNGLDAQYLSHDPEVPRAYLADPLCHDRISARLARFIAEGGPATVAHAAQWTVPTLLIWAGADRLVNPAGSRAFAAAAPRSCVQSHCFEPLYHELFNESPELADPVFDRLRGWLDAQCSSGGARRETARAEPAATN; this is encoded by the coding sequence TTGACCCTGCCGCCCGACACCGTCGCCACCACGCTGACCACCTTCACCGCCAGCGATGGCGAGAACCTCGCCGTGCAGGACTGGCCCCTGGCCGAAGGCGAACGCGCGCGTGCCACCGTGCTCCTGGTGCATGGCCTGGGCGAGCATGTGGGCCGCTACGACGCGCTGGCGCGCCGCCTCAACGGCTGGGGTTTCGCGGTGCGCGGCTACGACCAGTACGGCCATGGCGAATCGGGCGGCCCGCGCGGCGGCCTCACGTCCGACCTGCGCCTGCCAGGCGATCTGGCCGACATCGTGGACGCCACGCGTGCGCGCATGCCCGCCGGCCAGCCCCTGGTGCTGCTGGGCCACAGCATGGGCGGACTGGTGGCGGCACGCTTCGTGGCGATGGGGCTGCGGCCCGTCGATGCGCTGGTGCTGTCCTCGCCCGCGTTCGACGCGGGCCTGAACGCGGTGCAGAAGCTCCTGCTGGCCACGCTGCCGCGCATCGCGCCCAACCTGCGCGTGGGCAACGGGCTCGACGCGCAATACCTCTCGCATGACCCGGAGGTGCCGCGCGCCTACCTGGCCGACCCGCTGTGCCACGACCGCATCAGCGCGCGGCTGGCGCGCTTCATCGCCGAAGGCGGCCCCGCCACGGTGGCCCATGCAGCGCAATGGACTGTGCCCACGCTGCTGATCTGGGCCGGCGCGGACCGCCTCGTGAACCCGGCCGGCAGCCGCGCCTTCGCCGCTGCAGCGCCCCGGTCCTGCGTGCAGTCGCACTGCTTCGAGCCGCTGTACCACGAACTGTTCAACGAGAGCCCCGAGCTGGCCGACCCGGTGTTCGACAGGCTGCGGGGCTGGCTGGATGCCCAATGCTCCTCCGGTGGGGCGCGCCGGGAAACCGCGCGGGCGGAGCCAGCGGCTACGAACTAG
- a CDS encoding M20 family metallopeptidase, producing MNARIPSPVLQSAEALEQVSRTWDDSILPQLTDYIRIPAKSPMFAPDWADQGLLDTVLRNAATWVEAQKVAGLTLEIVRLPGRTPVLFFEVAATQAQSTQTVLMYGHLDKQPEFEGWRRDLGPWTPKYEDGRLYGRGGADDGYAVYASIAAVQELKRQGVPHPRIVGLIETCEESGSRDLLPYIDALRARMGDVALVICLDSGAGNYDQLWLTTSLRGMASGTLKVEILTEGVHSGDASGLVPSSFRIMRQVLDRLEDSATGRLLPASFHCEVPADRLAQARATAAILGEEVYKRFPWAHYDCGGSTQFALPTTTDPVQALINRTWLPTLSVTGAEGFPALQDAGNVLRPYTAFKLSLRLPPLVDAAQCVQEMKALLEDNAPYQARVTWEGASAASGWNAPAITPWFEDALNAASQAHFGAPCGYIGQGGTIPLMNMLSQGFPQAQMMVCGVLGPKSNAHGPNEFLHVPYAKKLTAAVAQVIAALPATP from the coding sequence ATGAACGCCCGCATTCCCTCCCCCGTGCTCCAGAGCGCCGAGGCGCTCGAACAGGTCAGCCGCACGTGGGACGACAGCATCCTGCCCCAGCTGACCGACTACATCCGTATTCCCGCCAAGTCGCCCATGTTCGCGCCCGACTGGGCCGACCAGGGCCTGCTCGACACGGTGCTGCGCAATGCCGCCACCTGGGTCGAGGCGCAGAAGGTGGCCGGCCTCACGCTCGAGATCGTGCGCCTGCCGGGCCGCACGCCGGTGCTGTTCTTCGAGGTCGCGGCCACCCAGGCGCAGTCCACGCAGACGGTGCTCATGTACGGCCACCTCGACAAGCAGCCCGAGTTCGAGGGCTGGCGCCGGGATCTCGGCCCCTGGACGCCGAAGTATGAGGACGGCAGGCTCTACGGCCGCGGCGGTGCCGACGATGGCTATGCCGTGTACGCGAGCATCGCGGCCGTGCAGGAGCTCAAGCGCCAGGGCGTGCCGCATCCGCGCATCGTGGGCCTCATCGAGACCTGCGAGGAAAGCGGTTCGCGCGACCTGCTGCCCTACATCGACGCGCTGCGCGCACGCATGGGCGACGTGGCCCTCGTGATCTGCCTGGACAGCGGTGCGGGCAACTACGACCAGCTCTGGCTCACCACCAGCCTGCGCGGCATGGCCAGCGGCACGCTCAAGGTGGAGATCCTCACCGAAGGCGTGCACTCGGGCGACGCCTCGGGCCTCGTGCCCTCGTCGTTCCGCATCATGCGCCAGGTGCTCGACCGGCTGGAGGACTCGGCCACGGGCCGTCTGCTGCCCGCGAGCTTCCATTGCGAGGTGCCGGCCGACCGGCTCGCCCAGGCGCGCGCCACGGCGGCCATCCTCGGCGAGGAGGTGTACAAGCGCTTCCCCTGGGCGCACTACGACTGCGGCGGCTCCACGCAGTTCGCGCTGCCCACCACCACCGACCCCGTGCAGGCCCTCATCAACCGCACCTGGCTGCCCACGCTCAGCGTCACGGGCGCCGAGGGCTTTCCGGCACTGCAGGACGCGGGCAATGTGCTGCGCCCCTACACGGCCTTCAAGCTCAGCCTGCGCCTGCCGCCCCTGGTGGATGCCGCGCAGTGCGTGCAGGAGATGAAGGCGCTGCTCGAAGACAACGCGCCCTACCAGGCCCGGGTCACCTGGGAGGGCGCCAGCGCCGCCAGCGGCTGGAACGCGCCGGCCATCACGCCCTGGTTCGAGGACGCGCTCAACGCCGCGAGCCAGGCGCATTTCGGCGCGCCCTGCGGCTACATCGGCCAGGGCGGCACCATCCCGCTCATGAACATGCTGAGCCAGGGCTTTCCGCAGGCGCAGATGATGGTCTGCGGCGTGCTGGGCCCCAAGAGCAATGCGCACGGCCCCAACGAGTTCCTGCACGTGCCCTACGCCAAGAAGCTCACTGCCGCCGTGGCCCAGGTGATCGCCGCCCTGCCGGCCACCCCCTGA